A stretch of Arctopsyche grandis isolate Sample6627 chromosome 9, ASM5162203v2, whole genome shotgun sequence DNA encodes these proteins:
- the LOC143917292 gene encoding cyclin-dependent kinase-like 4, whose amino-acid sequence MDKYEQLGVVGEGSYGIVMKCRHKETGQLVAIKKFLETEDDATVKKMALREIRMLKKLRHENLVSMLDVFRRRRRFYLVFEYVERTVLEELEAAGGGLPDEVVRRHVFQLLRALDHCHSNNIIHRDVKPENVLVSRMGVVKLCDFGFARITAQAGEPYTEYVATRWYRAPELLVSDPKYGQEVDIWAIGCLFAEMMTGDPLFPGESDIDQLYLIVKVIGKLSPRQQQLLSRRPQLRAALENGSGGIGGGGAGRSLRRLLPSRRAPALALLAATLRPDPARRPPCRELLRHVYFTHDGFADNFPSELRRRAQQEAQANPLLRKRQGTSSGRNRRDVTNAEEPAVQRIIPEPPPPPPPPVISTEVSNNRPRSISKIVEQNSIGSAEHSSGDRQDATLSSPVGQVSSPVTLTQAAPPPPRLLLQPSPHNKANSSRLMLHANVNSLPAPVQYPPRAQFSKRIDYKAEMLLSEDMKQSRGWEASHPLKSKSMRPSQELILPSVPGASFSPLKSSKLKLHPLETSLNIPQCRRGSDSNSPKNINTPKSLPYM is encoded by the exons ATGGATAAATACGAGCAACTGGGAGTAGTAGGAGAAGGATCTTATGGAATTGTTATGAAGTGCAGACACAAAGAGACCGGACAGCTGGTCGCTATCAAGAAGTTCTTGGAAACTGAAGATGATGCCACAGTCAAAAAGATGGCCCTCAGGGAAATTCGAATGCtaaag AAACTTCGTCAtgaaaatttggtgagcatGCTGGACGTCTTCAGACGAAGAAGACGCTTCTATTTAGTATTTGAATACGTTGAGAGGACGGTGCTCGAAGAGTTGGAAGCAGCTGGAGGTGGATTACCTGACGAAGTTGTCAGAAGACACGTATTCCAATTGTTGCGAGCTTTGGACCATTGCCATTCGAATAAT ATAATTCATCGCGATGTAAAACCTGAAAATGTCCTCGTCTCCCGTATGGGCGTGGTGAAACTATGTGATTTTGGTTTTGCAAGAATCACTGCTCAAGCTGGTGAACCGTATACGGAATATGTAGCCACCAGATGGTATCGCGCTCCAGAGCTTCTAGTATCTGATCCCAA atacGGTCAAGAAGTTGACATATGGGCGATCGGTTGTCTCTTCGCTGAAATGATGACAGGAGATCCTTTGTTTCCGGGTGAATCAGACATCGATCAATTATATCTGATCGTCAAAGTTATag GAAAACTGTCGCCGCGTCAACAACAATTACTGTCTCGCCGACCTCAGTTGCGTGCTGCGCTGGAAAATGGAAGTGGTGGAATTGGGGGTGGGGGGGCTGGTCGATCCCTCAGGAGGCTTCTCCCCTCTCGAAGAGCCCCTGCCCTCGCTCTCCTCGCAGCAACCCTCAGACCAGACCCCGCAAGACGACCACCCTGTAGAGAATTGCTTCGACACGTCTACTTCACACATGACGGTTTCGCTGACAATTTTCCATCTGAGCTTCGAAGAAGGGCTCAACAAGAAGCACAG GCAAATCCACTTCTAAGAAAGAGGCAAGGAACCAGTTCAGGTCGCAACAGGCGTGATGTAACCAACGCCGAAGAACCTGCTGTCCAAAGAATTATTCCAGAGCCTCCGCCGCCACCTCCACCTCCAGTTATATCAACAGAAGTTTCCAATAATAGACCACGTTCTATTTCGAAAATTGTGGAGCAGAACAGCATCGGAAGTGCAGAA cACAGCAGTGGAGATCGTCAGGATGCAACATTATCAAGTCCTGTCGGTCAGGTGTCTTCTCCGGTGACTTTAACACAAGCTGCACCCCCACCACCAAGACTTTTACTTCAACCGTCGCCGCACAACAAAGCTAACTCTTCTAG ATTAATGTTGCATGCTAATGTTAACTCACTCCCAGCACCGGTGCAGTATCCCCCGAGAGCACAGTTTAGCAAGCGTATAGATTATAAAGCAGAAATGCTATTATCAGAAGATATGAAACAAAGTAGGGGTTGGGAGGCCTCTCATCCattgaaatcaaaatcaatgCGCCCCAGTCAGGAGCTAATATTACCATCTGTACCAGGAG ctTCATTTAGTCCATTGAAAAGTTCTAAGTTAAAATTACATCCATTAGAAACGTCATTAAACATACCGCAGTGCAGAAGG GGTTCAGATAGCAATAgtccaaaaaatataaatacaccaAAAAGCTTGCCATATATGTGA
- the LOC143917294 gene encoding uncharacterized protein LOC143917294, translating into MDKNICGRSSFTNDLNILKKYFDYWKRLKNCEIPKTESNDRLYKFLELIQKEKEKLKDVKKIKSESKICMNDSDETFQNHILETKMKNHGRFNGKCENRLQVQTHTIALLKAQLEQKNRMIEELKLKKIVEDATMSSNLVNEFKNTLSQCSISVKPKMKCVIGEPIHVESSSEESLKIQCIKVPKFLQQMEHRARQREEKRKIVTERRKQIEYEKERFKEQMQIERQIKDQDERTKRINEFKEKHKKEQLLAIKRKEFAERLRSLYVMADLHFEKKLIMKYGFQTLKLFVIKVKEDNIMAIKFDEYRISRSFFVSWSNCVKKVLEIKQLKAQNFYENKLKVKAFTEMKKMHKTMLCKQYTAEDWYIARIVDKLFTIWKKNVIVLSRFRKKQWIIAILHYERNLQWKVIGCWQTLPAIMNIERDQEARKQRWRLKVQEVLPDFIPREIYK; encoded by the exons atggataaaaatatatgtggCCGATCTTCATTTACTAATGATTTGAACatattaaagaaatattttgattattggAAACGACTTAAAAATTGTGAAATTCCGAAAACTGAGAGCAATGAcagattatataaatttttggaactaattcaaaaagaaaaagaaaagctAAAAGatgtcaaaaaaatcaaaagtgaaTCAAAAATTTGTATGAACGATTCAGACGAGACATTTCAAAATCATATTCTTGAGACTAAAATGAAGAATCATGGAAGATTTAATGGAAAATGTGAAAATCG ATTGCAAGTGCAGACTCATACTATTGCATTGTTGAAAGCTCAATTGGAACAAAAAAATCGTATGATCGAAGAGTtgaagttgaaaaaaattgttgaagaTGCTACTATGTCTAGTAATTTGgtgaatgaatttaaaaatactttgagTCAGTGTAGCATTAGTGTAAAGCCAAAAATGAAGTGTGTTATTGGTGAACCAATTCACGTTGAATCTAGCTCAG AAGAGAGTCTCAAAATACAATGTATTAAAGTGCCAAAATTTCTTCAACAAATGGAACACAGGGCAAGGCAACGAGAAGAAAAAAGGAAAATAGTTACCGAGAGGAGAAAACAAATAGAATATGAAAAGGAACGATTCAAAGAACAA ATGCAAATAGAGAGACAAATTAAAGATCAGGATGAGAGGACAAAAAGGATAAACGAGTTCaaagaaaaacacaaaaaggAACAATTGTTAGCAATTAAAAGAAAAGAATTTGCAGAACGATTGAGGAGTCTATATGTTATGGCTGATTTGCacttcgaaaaaaaattaataatgaaatacgGTTTTCAAACATTAAAGTTATTTGTTATAAAAGTTAAAGAAGATAATATTATGGCTATTAAATTTGACGAGTATAGAATTTCACGTTCATTCTTTGTTAGCTGGTCAAATTGCGTTAAAAAAGTACTTGAGATCAAGCAACTGAAAGCtcaaaatttttatgaaaacaaattaaaagtaaaagcattcactgaaatgaaaaag ATGCACAAAACTATGTTGTGCAAACAGTATACAGCAGAGGATTGGTATATAGCTCGCATCGTCGATAAATTGTTCACTATATGGAAGAAAAATGTAATTGTTTTGAGTAGATTTAGAAAAAAGCAATGGATTATCGCTATATTACATTATGAAAG AAATTTACAATGGAAAGTGATTGGATGTTGGCAAACTTTACCAGCAATTATGAATATAGAAAGAGATCAAGAAGCTCGAAAGCAAAGATGGCGATTAAAAGTTCAAGAAGTATTACCAGATTTTATTCCAagagaaatttacaaataa
- the LOC143916921 gene encoding SH2 domain-containing protein 4A-like isoform X1 — MLQQILREMWVAPEILAELDETQKQTLFCKMREEQVRRWRTWDQKLTKQEESGITLEPSIEKKRIQKKAVHFLLGENDEPWVWVMGEHEDDKSIEQILEEEALENAHNQALKETEELRKSVEKELGDFIEYNSEQMNSMEKDCILLKQLEKIEDIYCSVDELREKMKNMSPEIKTEDAINNSNKSLEFSNNFQLNNKQNNYKNNITNFNIIEGRREILQEINPNKDHKVSARVALWERRVTEQRTGEILKGIRHRKAQALKEAEEMAPTQQLLWEEQGLLKRRAKEAEIQIREIARRAREEHKRNSVINSDSSNTENSSIDSTEVCYMDPVINLEEKMKPPSRDAIINWFKTSEIPREVGLDEDGNPAKWFHGLITRIEAENLLRDASEGSYLVRVSERIWGYAISYRASERCKHYLIDASQSSHYQFLGNNQITHKTLANLVSYHKKHVITEAGKEILLTPCETTAIPQIMQKPS; from the exons GTTCGGAGATGGCGAACATGGGATCAGAAGTTGACCAAACAAGAAGAATCCGGTATTACCTTGGAACCATCGATTGAGAAAAAGAGAATCCAAAAGAAAGCAGTTCATTTTCTCTTAGGCGAAAATGATGAACCTTGG gTTTGGGTCATGGGAGAGCATGAAGATGACAAAAGCATTGAGCAGATATTGGAAGAGGAAGCTTTAGAAAATGCTCACAATCAAGCGTTGAAAGAAACTGAAGAACTTAGGAAGTCTGTGGAAAAAGAACTCggcgattttattgaatataatagtGAACAAATGAATTCAATGGAAAAAGATTGTATATTGCTAAAGCAATTGGAAAAAATAGAGGACATATATTGTTCAGTTGATGAATTGCGCGAAAAGATGAAAAATATGTCACCTGAAATAAAAACTGAAGACGCCATTAACAACTCAAATAAGTCATTAGAGTTTTCTAATAATttccaattaaataataaacagaacaattataaaaataacataacaaattttaatataatagaaggTAGACGAGAAATTCTTCAG GAAATCAATCCAAACAAAGATCACAAAGTTTCAGCAAGAGTTGCACTTTGGGAACGACGTGTGACTGAACAGAGGACTGGCGAAATTTTAAAAGGAATTCGTCATCGTAAAGCACAAGCTTTGAAAGAAGCTGAAGAAATGGCTCCCACGCAACAATTGCTCTGGGAAGAGCAAGGTCTCCTAA aaaggAGAGCAAAAGAGGCTGAAATTCAAATACGTGAAATAGCAAGAAGGGCTCGTGAAGAGCATAAGAGAAATTCTGTGATAAATAGCGATTCTAGCAATACCGAAAATAGTAGCATAGACTCAACCGAAGTTTGTTACATGGATCCTGTTATTAATTTGGAAGAAAAAATGAAGCCTCCAAGTAGAGATGCCATTATAAATTGGTTTAAAACATCTGAAATTCCAAGAGAAGTAGGCTTGGATGAAGATGGAAATCCTGCAAAATGGTTCCACG GTCTAATAACTCGTATCGAAGCTGAAAACTTATTGCGAGATGCGAGCGAAGGATCATATCTTGTACGAGTATCAGAACGTATTTGGGGCTACGCTATATCGTATCGTGCATCTGAGCGATGCAAACACTATTTAATTGATGCTTCCCAAAGTTCTCACTATCAATTCCTTGGAAATAACCAAATTACACACAAGACTTTAG CAAATTTAGTGTCATACCACAAGAAACACGTCATTACTGAGGCTGGTAAAGAAATATTGCTTACTCCATGTGAAACTACAGCTATTCCTCAGATAATGCAAAAACCTAGTTAA
- the LOC143916921 gene encoding SH2 domain-containing protein 4A-like isoform X2, translating to MLQQILREMWVAPEILAELDETQKQTLFCKMREEQVRRWRTWDQKLTKQEESGITLEPSIEKKRIQKKAVHFLLGENDEPWVWVMGEHEDDKSIEQILEEEALENAHNQALKETEELRKSVEKELGDFIEYNSEQMNSMEKDCILLKQLEKIEDIYCSVDELREKMKNMSPEIKTEDAINNSNKSLEFSNNFQLNNKQNNYKNNITNFNIIEGRREILQEINPNKDHKVSARVALWERRVTEQRTGEILKGIRHRKAQALKEAEEMAPTQQLLWEEQERRAKEAEIQIREIARRAREEHKRNSVINSDSSNTENSSIDSTEVCYMDPVINLEEKMKPPSRDAIINWFKTSEIPREVGLDEDGNPAKWFHGLITRIEAENLLRDASEGSYLVRVSERIWGYAISYRASERCKHYLIDASQSSHYQFLGNNQITHKTLANLVSYHKKHVITEAGKEILLTPCETTAIPQIMQKPS from the exons GTTCGGAGATGGCGAACATGGGATCAGAAGTTGACCAAACAAGAAGAATCCGGTATTACCTTGGAACCATCGATTGAGAAAAAGAGAATCCAAAAGAAAGCAGTTCATTTTCTCTTAGGCGAAAATGATGAACCTTGG gTTTGGGTCATGGGAGAGCATGAAGATGACAAAAGCATTGAGCAGATATTGGAAGAGGAAGCTTTAGAAAATGCTCACAATCAAGCGTTGAAAGAAACTGAAGAACTTAGGAAGTCTGTGGAAAAAGAACTCggcgattttattgaatataatagtGAACAAATGAATTCAATGGAAAAAGATTGTATATTGCTAAAGCAATTGGAAAAAATAGAGGACATATATTGTTCAGTTGATGAATTGCGCGAAAAGATGAAAAATATGTCACCTGAAATAAAAACTGAAGACGCCATTAACAACTCAAATAAGTCATTAGAGTTTTCTAATAATttccaattaaataataaacagaacaattataaaaataacataacaaattttaatataatagaaggTAGACGAGAAATTCTTCAG GAAATCAATCCAAACAAAGATCACAAAGTTTCAGCAAGAGTTGCACTTTGGGAACGACGTGTGACTGAACAGAGGACTGGCGAAATTTTAAAAGGAATTCGTCATCGTAAAGCACAAGCTTTGAAAGAAGCTGAAGAAATGGCTCCCACGCAACAATTGCTCTGGGAAGAGCAAG aaaggAGAGCAAAAGAGGCTGAAATTCAAATACGTGAAATAGCAAGAAGGGCTCGTGAAGAGCATAAGAGAAATTCTGTGATAAATAGCGATTCTAGCAATACCGAAAATAGTAGCATAGACTCAACCGAAGTTTGTTACATGGATCCTGTTATTAATTTGGAAGAAAAAATGAAGCCTCCAAGTAGAGATGCCATTATAAATTGGTTTAAAACATCTGAAATTCCAAGAGAAGTAGGCTTGGATGAAGATGGAAATCCTGCAAAATGGTTCCACG GTCTAATAACTCGTATCGAAGCTGAAAACTTATTGCGAGATGCGAGCGAAGGATCATATCTTGTACGAGTATCAGAACGTATTTGGGGCTACGCTATATCGTATCGTGCATCTGAGCGATGCAAACACTATTTAATTGATGCTTCCCAAAGTTCTCACTATCAATTCCTTGGAAATAACCAAATTACACACAAGACTTTAG CAAATTTAGTGTCATACCACAAGAAACACGTCATTACTGAGGCTGGTAAAGAAATATTGCTTACTCCATGTGAAACTACAGCTATTCCTCAGATAATGCAAAAACCTAGTTAA